From a region of the Nonlabens dokdonensis DSW-6 genome:
- a CDS encoding DUF5989 family protein, whose product MEFLKDIFLFLKERKKYWLSPIVIILVFISVLFAIGSSSAISPFIYSLF is encoded by the coding sequence ATGGAGTTTTTAAAAGATATATTTCTATTTTTAAAAGAGCGTAAAAAATACTGGCTCAGCCCTATCGTTATTATATTAGTATTTATTTCGGTTTTATTTGCTATAGGAAGTTCTAGCGCTATCTCTCCATTTATATACAGCTTATTTTAG